The stretch of DNA CAATAGTTCGTGTTGCTGTACCGTCTCTCAAATTATATAGAATAGCTTGCTTTTCTTTATTGCTTGCCAATATAAGTGTATCACCATTCTCAGAAAAACACAACGGAAATAGAAACAACCGAAGATACATCACACCCCAACCAAACGTATTTacttgaagattttgataactaattttaaaaaattgagtcCAAGATTCTTCAACTCCAAATTCAGTCATCTTCCACATAACAAAATGAGATCTCTCGAAATGGTAAGAAAAATAGAGACATTCCATCAAGACAGCAATAGTTGGCCCAACAACATCAAAACCCAGAGGAGGCAACAATTGCCTATACGTCTCTGTACCAAGATCAAGCGACACAATCACAAGTTCTTCAACATCAACACCATTCAAATATTGAATACGTTCTAATTTATTTCGAAAAGCCAACCAATTAACGGTACCTCTTAAATACACACCTTCATTCACACCTTCATTTACCGGAATATCGTTAAAAACAACcatatagttaaaaataaatagaggaaatttttgaatatttctCCAACTATTTTCACTCAAACTAAAAACTTTGACTTCCTTACAACAATAAACCACTACCTTATAAGTTGAATTGTGATAACAAAATGTGCATCTAAGCCTCTTAAATGCATGTTGGCGAGATTGGCGAAAAGATCCTAATTTTTCAGATACAAACCCTGTGATTGGATTACATAAACGAATCCAGATATCTTGAGGCCCAATTGTTGAAGAAAAACCAAGCAAACATACCAATCCATTACACGAACCAATTACTCTACTACAATCCTTCATATGCATATTAGGTTCGTTGACAAGAGTGACTGATTTATTCTCTAGTAAACGACATATGGGGAAGGATACAATACCAGAATTCTGATTATTTTTTGGGTCGAATGGGATGAGTAGTAGGTGTTTGTTTTGTGGCGAAAGCTGAAGGTGCAATTTTATGAATATGGAATCGGAGATGAGGGTGTTCCAAGACTTGCTCACACACTTGAAACGTAATATAGATTTTACGTTAAGCAATAAGAGGATTTTGGTGATAAGGTCATTAGGAAATAAATCAGTGGGATTGGAGTGTTCAGCCATATTTGAAGGTGCAGTTGTTGTTGAGGAAGAAAAGTGTTTGAATAACATGTTGAAGAAAAACCTTTCTGTTTTTAAACAGAAACTTCTTGTTTTGAGGGATTGAAACGCAAACTTATgaatcctattttttttttttttataaataaaattatccttttactttttattaggGAATCTTGTTAGATcgtttagttttttaaatatatatacacaaaCTTGATTGCAAAGATATGTCAAAAAAAACATGATCATTGAAAATTTAATagatatcatttaaaattaaatagagatatagaaaaaatttgattattaaaaaataacttttattttattttttaataaagatatGGAAATATTCTCTCTATATATGATTTTTGAGTAAATgcttatttttgttgttgagaaaaataaaaaaattttttagtcatttaaaaaaataaaccacCCAAACTCAAATTAGTTTGTGAGAAATTTTGAAAAGTTCAATTAAGTctctaacaaaatttaaaatacattttagtgcttaaaaaaaaaacaaatctgAACAATTCAATTATTCGTtaggaaaaaataaatgttatttcatCTATATAAACCACAAATTTAAGATAGAAACTCTGTTTTCATAGTGGTATGCGGTTCTGAGGTGTGACTTGCGTCGTTTATATCGTTTATTTTagaagttgtattttttttctttatttttatgtttttttttcttcgccCTTGCGTCTCTGAATGTGCTATTTCATGAAAGATACCGTTGtggtttaatttgaatattattgacgttttttaaattatattataatttagtgaATCTTTTGTTATATGGACTAAATTGttcattttattattgtcagatatttaattgtctatttttaattattgttaaggatctaattattagttttttttatagaaattacacGTAGGATAATCGAGTAGACGAGTCTTC from Cicer arietinum cultivar CDC Frontier isolate Library 1 chromosome 3, Cicar.CDCFrontier_v2.0, whole genome shotgun sequence encodes:
- the LOC101509921 gene encoding F-box/kelch-repeat protein At3g23880-like; protein product: MLFKHFSSSTTTAPSNMAEHSNPTDLFPNDLITKILLLLNVKSILRFKCVSKSWNTLISDSIFIKLHLQLSPQNKHLLLIPFDPKNNQNSGIVSFPICRLLENKSVTLVNEPNMHMKDCSRVIGSCNGLVCLLGFSSTIGPQDIWIRLCNPITGFVSEKLGSFRQSRQHAFKRLRCTFCYHNSTYKVVVYCCKEVKVFSLSENSWRNIQKFPLFIFNYMVVFNDIPVNEGVNEGVYLRETYRQLLPPLGFDVVGPTIAVLMECLYFSYHFERSHFVMWKMTEFGVEESWTQFFKISYQNLQVNTFGWGVMYLRLFLFPLCFSENGDTLILASNKEKQAILYNLRDGTATRTIVTNNIKWYISKDYVESFVQ